A genome region from Akkermansiaceae bacterium includes the following:
- a CDS encoding peptidylprolyl isomerase codes for MLRVTLLAAFLAAPVQAQIYADFTVSSGGNPLGTFRVLLEHAKAPRTCANFIGLASGRRPWVDVRTGAVRTNRPYYDGLTFHRLIHSFVIQGGSPNGQGTDGPGYSILDEYHPDLRHSSQYVLSMAKAGSPNTGGSQFFITLRATPELDNKHSVFGTVISGTEIIDGFKNPANFPVGAGDKPSTPITMDSVVISGPGYAGFDISAPGLRLPHLAENRIAITRDAALQTMTAVFDRKPQTEYRAFGSPDLVAWADHGIVLSMDGENAFQLTVDSRPEPSYFLRVPAVNYGDVPNAPADLGDGGKTVRIRFGGGDFLDISPNGSGGGTWADNAGGTGTISQTSWTDSAPDTGVFSVSNSSAFFIPLGDFRTTLLNYPGPGENINLATWLSFHTPTSGWTEEIGNGPVNRFAFEILAQ; via the coding sequence ATGCTCAGGGTCACACTCCTCGCCGCCTTCCTCGCCGCGCCGGTCCAGGCGCAGATTTATGCCGATTTCACCGTCAGCAGCGGCGGCAATCCGCTCGGCACGTTCCGCGTCCTGCTGGAGCACGCGAAAGCCCCGCGAACCTGCGCGAACTTCATTGGCCTCGCATCCGGCAGAAGGCCATGGGTGGATGTGAGAACCGGTGCCGTCCGCACCAACAGGCCCTACTACGACGGCCTGACCTTTCACCGCCTCATCCACAGCTTCGTCATCCAGGGCGGCTCCCCCAACGGCCAGGGCACGGACGGGCCGGGTTACTCCATCCTCGACGAATACCATCCCGACCTCAGGCACTCCTCCCAATACGTCCTCTCCATGGCCAAGGCCGGCTCACCGAACACCGGCGGCTCCCAGTTTTTCATCACGCTGCGCGCTACCCCGGAGCTCGACAACAAGCACTCGGTCTTCGGAACCGTCATTTCCGGCACGGAAATCATCGACGGATTCAAGAATCCCGCGAATTTCCCGGTAGGGGCCGGCGACAAGCCAAGCACCCCCATCACCATGGATTCGGTCGTCATCAGCGGCCCGGGCTACGCGGGCTTCGACATCAGCGCGCCCGGGCTGCGGCTTCCGCATCTCGCCGAGAACAGGATCGCCATCACCCGCGATGCGGCGCTGCAGACGATGACCGCCGTATTCGACCGCAAGCCGCAGACCGAGTACCGTGCATTCGGATCGCCGGATCTGGTCGCATGGGCGGACCACGGGATCGTCCTGAGCATGGATGGGGAAAATGCCTTCCAGCTCACCGTGGATTCCCGTCCGGAGCCAAGCTATTTCCTGAGGGTGCCCGCCGTGAACTACGGCGATGTCCCAAACGCCCCCGCGGATCTGGGTGATGGCGGGAAAACCGTTCGCATCCGCTTCGGCGGCGGCGATTTCCTGGACATCTCCCCCAATGGCAGCGGCGGCGGAACATGGGCTGACAACGCAGGCGGAACAGGGACCATCTCGCAGACATCATGGACCGACAGCGCACCGGACACCGGCGTTTTCTCGGTCAGCAACTCCAGCGCCTTTTTCATCCCGCTCGGGGATTTCAGGACAACGCTCCTCAACTACCCCGGGCCGGGAGAAAACATCAACCTGGCAACCTGGCTCTCCTTCCACACCCCTACATCCGGCTGGACTGAGGAAATCGGCAACGGTCCGGTGAACCGTTTCGCCTTCGAGATCCTTGCGCAGTGA
- a CDS encoding twin-arginine translocase TatA/TatE family subunit — MGPIGMPELIMIFVVVLLLFGAKKLPELARGVGKSMGEFKKAREEFEREITRSEDEVRREDKPKDTRVKPAADKETHDA, encoded by the coding sequence ATGGGACCTATCGGAATGCCAGAACTGATCATGATCTTTGTCGTGGTCCTGCTCCTGTTCGGGGCGAAGAAACTCCCGGAGCTGGCGCGGGGAGTCGGCAAGAGCATGGGCGAGTTCAAGAAAGCGCGAGAGGAATTCGAGCGTGAGATCACGCGTTCCGAGGACGAGGTCAGGCGCGAGGACAAGCCCAAGGACACCCGGGTGAAGCCCGCCGCCGACAAAGAGACCCACGACGCCTGA